The genomic window AAGTTCCTCTTGGTGGACACCTTCACCCCTGGGTGGAGGTATTGCCTTGTAGAACTGAGAGAGCTCAGGAAGCCTCCAAAGTCCTTTTGAAGGAGATAATTCCATGCTTTGGCCTGTCCTGCTTTTGCAGAGTGATAATGGACCTGCTTTTGTCTCTCAGATAATTCAGGGTGTAGCTAGAGCCTTGAAAATCACATGCTTTCTTCATTCAGCTTGGCATCCTCAAGCATCAGAAAAGGTAGAAAAGATGAATGGCACCTTAAATAAACTGTGCCAAGAGACCAAGGGAGACTAGATAATTATTCTTCCAATAGGATTGTTGAGAGTTCATATTGTTCCATGGGAAATATTAAGCTTAACACTGTGGCTTAACCCTGACAGTACATATTCTTGTAGACCCAGAACTACACCTAGTTACACAGATTTCCACACAACTAGACACTTTTAGAACAACTCTCTCTAAGTATACTAACAACCATCTGCCCGAAGCTGAAGATAATGACTCTAGGGAAGTTTCTCTTCTAAGCCCAGGGGATATCCTATATTTAAAGTCCTGGAAGGCTCCAGGAACAGATTCATTGGGGGTGAAATGGAAGGGAGCATATCAAGTTATTCTCTATCCCAACAGCAGTGAAATTGGAAGGGCTCCCTAGCTGGATTCACCTTTCTAGTATTAATCCTGTCCCTCCCCCAGTTTCTCCTCCAAGTAACACCACTACTCTTGTGAGCCACTGGAAGATTTGAAGTACCGGTTTAAGGAAACATTCTGAGGAACCTTAAAGATAAATGTCTGTGGATACTTTGCATTCCATATAACTGAGCATATTTTTATCCTCACTGTCCTTAAATTAAACACATTATGTTACTACtaattatcttttgtcttttcacTTTTACTTCTCCTGGCTTAGGGATAAGTCAGATTCTTCATAACTGGAGTTCCATGTTAAGAAAATGCTGCAAGAGGCATCTTGGATGCAAATCTCCATTCCACCTTGAACTCCCCTTCCTCCAGATCTACTTGGAACTCCTGGTTACTCTCCTTGCTGAGGTCCTAGATAGTTCCACTTATAattgtttttctgcttctttttgcCCCTTGCCTACTTAAATTCCTTGTCAAATTTGTCTCCTCTAGGAGACAAAGGACTCTAGGATTCAAGCAACAGAATGACAGTTAGTGACCTCCGTAGAACATCAGCCTCTACAAGTTAGTGACCTCCACCAAACATCAGTCTCTCTCTGATCCTGATTGCCCACACCTCTTGGATGCCACTTCAATCAAGTTTTGTCTGCAGAATATTTCCTCTCCAAGTGGGTCCCTAATAAGTTAGGTTAGGTTAGGTAGGGAGACTGCTATTCCCCTTCTCAGCTTTGAAGAAGTTTCAGAAGACAGACCTTCATCCCAATtccccagaagaatctgggtccttAATACTTTGAGGGGGGAATAAGATGCAGAGAAACATGGGCATAGGGAGTGATGatatcagttggagacaaactttgtaaagcttttgtttgcattgtaaagggaatcttccttcttccttgaaCACCTGAGGGCCTAACCTTCAACCTGATTcagactacattttttttttggtggggcagccaGAGACTACAGATCCTGGAAGatcacccaaaagagacccctccccaagaggcaaaatctccaatgagggacttgggtcattcccatgtcaccaccccctcccatggactctgggagagaactTAAGGAGATCCAAGAGAGAGACTAAGTCTCTTTGACCTTCCAGTCTCTTGGCTGAACCCAGGCCTGACCATTTCAATCAATAATCCATGtggtcttctcttaaaactctttctaactttcctatacctttcttaatatgctgtaacttctttaataaatctctattttctttctaaaatccgaatggaaggaaattttgtaacttgaaaatatgcatgtgcatatggatgaaaataaataaataaatagataaatagataaataaataaatagaaattaaactGTTCGTACCTAAAATGTTTAAGGCAGTTTCTAGTCCCTTTATAAAGCTAATTcttcaattttacttttcaaaaaagaccaaaggACAAATGTAAACATACCATCAAAATGTAAACAATGAGTCACAGAAGCTTGAATTGAAGCCAATATTGACCATTCAGTAAAAGCCACACTGATTTAAGTTTCAAAGCAGAGTCACataatgatatcttttttttgctttgtaaGAGATATTATAATTTCTCTCTAATTAAGAAGTTTAGCAAAAAACATTTCTCTAGAGAATAAGTGGAAAAGAGAATGATGAAAGATTTCTACATTAGATATGATTCATGTCAAAGTTTTATCGGAGTGAAGAAAAAATGTTCTTTAGAAGAGGTCCAAAAAATGTGTTATGAAAGTAAGAGCTATTTAAAAAGGACTTCAGaagaatgactttttcttttctaaaattcttttcagaGACTCTTTTACATCTTTGTTCCTTAGAGAGTAGATGAGTGGGttcaacatgggagtgatgagggTATAACACACAGAAGCCACTTTGCGTAGTTCAGGGTTACTAGGAGGAATGAGATATACAAAGAACATTGTGCCATAGAGCAAACTCACTACCCCAAGGTGGGACCCACAAGTAGAGAAAGCTTTCATTCGACCCTCAGCTGAATGGATTTTCAAGACAGTGGACACAATATACACATAGGACACCATAATGACTATGATAGTGGGCAAAATAATGATTCCTGCCAAAGTTAATGAGACTATTCGATTGATGAAAATATTAGAGCATGCTATCTTTTCAATTGAATGGGAATCACAATAAAAGTGGTCAATAACACGAGTGGCACAGAAGGACATGGTAAAAGTCATACTAGCTATGAGAATGGAGGTAATCCAGCCACAAAAGTAAGAACCAGCTACAAGCTGGGTGCAAAATCGTCTTGACATGTGGATAGAATAGAGGAGCGGAGAGCATATGGCTATGAAGCGATCATAAGCCATAGCTGCTAGGACAAAGCCTTCTGCTACCATGAAGAGAGTGAAGAAGAAGAGTTGAACCACACAACCTGCAAAGGAAATGGACTTACTTGAGGATAGAAAATTGGCCATGGCCTTGAGTGCCACAGCAGATGAGTATGAGAGATCAATGAAGGAGAGGTTACCTAGGAAGAAATACATTGGGGTATTCAGCCGAGTATCAGTCAAGATGATGACCACCATGCCAACATTACCAAGAAGAACCATGCTATATACAAGCAGGAAAAGTAGGAATAAGACAATATGAAGTTCTGGGCGGACACGGAAACCTACAAAAATGAAGTCAGTCACTTCTGAGTAATTGTTTGTTCCTTCGTCACTCATGGCAGAAACCTGGTTAAAGACACAAGCGTATATGAATTTTCAGTTTGATCTAAATATTTTCAACAATAATGTGCAATCAATCTACCTTTTCATATTAATATACCATTTTGCTTCATCTACCTTCACAATAATTTCAGAGAGAAACCTCTTtactttttaatctatctttttaaaatactttattaatatcttttgttttaaaataacctcatttttcaaatgaattccttttctctctctcctataaaatgatcaacccttataacaaaaaagaaaaaaaagacaatagaacCAATAAATCCAGCAAATGTATCAgttactatataaactatttcatACCTAGTGTCTCTTACCACtccaaaaataatgaataaataaataatttatgtttttttccaaCACTCATCCAAAGTTTGGTCATTATGATTACAGtgtttactttcatatttttattcttttcattcacaTCATTATAACCagtgtatatatttttccttagTTTTACTTACTCtcaatcagttcatataagctttcccatttttcttttaatccttcATATTTATTACTTCTCATGATTGAACGAaattcttttatataaatataatcacaATTTGCTTAGTCATTCTTCCTTCAATAGAGGGGaatatatttctgtttcttttaaaacCATACCAAAGaatgctgctacaaatattttgatatatatagcATCATTTTGTATTTACTATCTTTAGGATATGTTCAATTAGATTTGATATAAAAttgtattgatattttttaattttaaaatgattcaaaATGACTTCTCAATAGTCCTAAAATGTGTATAAGGATTACaggaaatataaagaataattttgattacaagaaattaaaaaatagttattacacaaacaaaactaatgcagtcaCTATTAGAAGGggagatcaggaaactgaagggGGAATTACAGTAATTTTCTCTTATAAAGTCCTCATTTCTTAATTAAATTTTGaaccaaatcaaatttataaaaaaaatgaaaaacaacacaTTCCACAGTTGATAAATAGCAATACATATATAAAGAGGTAGTTTTcgaaagatgaaatcaaaactGTCAATAGTCAGATGAAAATATACTcgcaaattattattaatttgtgaAAAGTAATTTTAAACTTTGATATAATCTCTCAGATAGCTGTGAAAAGGAAAACCATAATTGCTGGAGGTGAAATGAAAACTAGCTCATTAAAGGTATCAACTAGTTTAACCATTTTGGAGacaatttgtaactatgtccATAGGACCTCTAAAGCCATGCATACCCTCTCACACAGCAATAGCACTACTTGGTCTGTATcccaatgagatcaaagaaaaatagaaaaggacctatttgtccaaaaaatatttatagtattgtttttgatttccttgtgtcaaaaaattgtaaattgaggggaacCCATTAATTGATGCATAGTTTAACAAGTTACAAttcatgattgtgatggaatagcataaaaatgaacagaacagtttcataaaaacctgggaagattatATGAAGTAATACAAAGTAAAGTAAGTAGAAGTAGGACAACAATGAAGGCAGTAACATTAAATTCTGATAATAATCACCAGTGTAAGACTTAGCTATACTGATGAAgacaatgatacaagacaattccaaagaatccatgatgaaaaatgctatccacctccagagagagaactgacgAACTCTGAATAttaattgaagcatatttttgaactttatttttcttgagattttttatGTGTTTGGTTTATTTTGCAAtacagctaatatggaaatatgtttttcattgcTTCTCAGATATaatagatatcattttttttgccttcaaggaatggaatagaagaaagaaaagaatttggaaattacaatgttaaaaaataaatgtaccaTTTTTTGTATATTACTGGGAATTatctaatgaaataaatttttagatTATTTCAAAATCCCACTAAAGATACATTAGGATACTTGTAGTGCTTtagtcttttcattattttccatctttgtcaatttaataaatattaagtcaaaactgagttattttgatttgcatttttgttATTAGATTTGTGTCAATGTTTCATAAGGTTTTTAATTGTTTGAATTTGTAAATAATTGTGTATTCATACATTCTTTACTTCATGAGTTAAGgaataatattttgtcttttgtgttACTGTTAATTCCCTACTCATATTCCTTAACAAACACATTCGAATCTTAAAAAGGACTTCTTCTCTCAAAGCgagtttcttttcttaatttaactgtATTGATCTTCTTTCTACAAAAAGCTTCTTTGATGTAaccaaagatattttttttaggttgtttttgcaaggcaatggggttaagtggcttgcctaaggccacacagctaggtaattattgtctgagatcggatttgaacccaggtactcttgactccaaggccggtgccacCTCGCCGCCcctcaaagatattttttaaacaatattttgtcATTATCTTGATCGCTTGATCGCTCACCCTCATAGTCATGAAAgtatttattctcttcaattttttcatggTACATTCCTCATATTCAGATTATATATCCACTTAGAGTTTATAATGATATTGAACGTAAGTTTTTGGTCTAAGATTCATTTCtgccaaaatttttttcttattttcccagGAGTTTTGGATGCACAGGAAACTCTTTCCCAAATAATGTATGTTTTGAGTTTATGAAAGGCTACATATTCCTGTTCTAGTCTATTTCATTGaactacttttctatttttgacaAGTACCTAATAGATTTGAagattattaattataaaataatttgaaatccaGAAATAGttcccctttaattttatttttccattatgacAGTTGAGATTAATCATTTTGTTTCTGCAAATGAAGATTCTTATTAGTCCCATTTTTACAATTTCACTCACTAAATGTTTCATAATTCTCTTCGAAAGCCTTTTATTCCCATTTAAAAATGTAGGGGTTAAAGAAGCAGTGAATATGAATTGTTGCAGTTTTTCCCAATATGGAAAGGCTGAATATATAACCCAGCTTAAATCCGAAGGAAACACCTTTTCTCCTAGAAATATAAATGTCAATACTCATATAtttgaaatggataaataaatattaatggtGGTTATTTAATTATAAAGACAACTTTTGTTCTGTTCCATAAAGATCCTTTGATTTCCTTCTAAAATAGCCAGGTTAACTTCAACAATCTAAATAAGGCAATGGATAAATAAAGCACTGTGATTAGcatcagaaagaccagagttaaaaaACCTTCCTTGGGTACTTACTAGCCAAATGACTTAAGTAAATAactttaccttagtttcctcaactataaaattagagCAAGAATAGGACCTATCTTCCAGGTTTGGGAGGATCAAAtggataattgtaaaatgctcaGCACAGTGACTGCTTCATATTAGATACAGTATAGATGctaaattttaataatgataaactTCAAGGAGCATATATTAAATACTTGTTTGGtttagtttttctcttttagaCAGAAGGCTAGACATTGGAGTAGAACAATTCTGATGAGAAAACCATCTGCTGTTGTATATCCATAATTCATCTACATTAGAAGACTTAGAGGTAGCTAGGAGGTACAATGGAAGAAGCTcctgcctggagtcagaaagccctcacttcaaatataatctcagacaattaatagttTTGGGAACATGAGTAAGGCACTTAATCTGTTTACTTCAGTTACCTCATTCTTAAAATGGGGGgtgataataacagtacctacctcccagggttgagGTCAAATGAGACAATTATGGTGTTgaagaaatattagctattaatattataaattcCTTAGATTTGGGGGAGTCTAAAAGAAACAGGCAATTCAATTAGAATGTATGGGGTATCATTTCAGGTCAGGtcttcctctatccactgtgttattcttcccctctattaagTACTGAAGTATAAAGCCTAGGACTAGGTCTTAGAGAAAATGTAATTAATAGTGGGGGTATCTGTCCCCAAGGATCCTACTGTTTAGAAAAGGAGAATAccttacaaacacacacacacacacacacacaagcacacaagcaaacacagacacacatacatatgcacatttaCCACAGTGCTTAATTATATGCCATGACATACTttatgagtgtgtatatgttcATTTCTGGATTGGGTATTATTTTAATGGGACCTTATTCCTTATTCTTTCAGCTGGGGATGTTACCTCCCCTTCATTATTTTCCAGAAGCTATTCCAAGAATACTACAAATAGACCATCCCCATTTCCCCCTGCTTCCCCCCACCCCGAATCTTTAGCTTAAGGGCTCTGATCCTTTGACTCATTACCCCCTTTTATTAGTGGTTCTGAGGACTCCTATGTTCTAAAGTTGAATTCTCCAACAAGTACTAAATTCCCCGGCAGAAACTGTctgatttttgtatttgtaaccTCAGTGCTTAGAACAATTGATGGCACATAGTAAAATCATAAtacatgtttttaaattcattcatttatccataaTTTTGTATCTATGTTTATATTACTTCTCTAAATTAGATTACATGTACCTTTTGAAAAGACAATGTATCTCCTCAGATAAATTCTGTCTAACCATTAACTGACTAACACAAGACTAGGACAGATGACTTACTGAAGTATTTTCCACAATGCATAATCAGTAATTACTCATCATCGAATCACAGAAATTTGGCACTGAGATAATATATGTGCaatatttctaaacttttttttatttttgaaatttttgaaagtatttttgAAAGCAAAAGATTTCTAATATTGACTATAAGtctgaatgaaatagatgaaaatgcTTTTACTTTCAAACTCTtacctgaaagtttttcttcttccttctcttggtCACTTTTCTAAGTGTGGAAAACCCgagttttttattctttattcttgagagagaaaaaggaagggaattaaATGAGAGTCAAAGATAACTAcctcaagattttttaaaattccaaatggaataaAACCTTTAAGAAATTCCCAATTACATGGTCATTTTCTCAGTTGGATGTACTGCCATTATATCCAAAAACTCATTGTCTTagtaaattttcccttttttttagcaGTTGTTCTCTTGAAAAGGAATTCTTTTCAAAAGAACTATAAGCATGCAGCCTTTCCTAGGTCACAGACATGGAGGGTCAGAGAAGGAGGAATTCAATAATTAGAGAAGgttaaagctgaaagggaccttagaacctCTTTGTGACAcattaacaaagaagaaaatgaagtcctGAGAAGGTAGACTTGTATATGGCTAGTAAGTGACAGAACCAGAagtcaaacccaggtcttcttgaaaGTTTTTTGCTCCACTTTCTACCATAGATCACTTTCAtccttttatttaattgtttagtAGGATAAGATTAggacaattataaaataaagtagtTAGTATTAACCAAAGAGTAAGAAaactccctttctccctttcagaGAGTTTTGCCAATCTCAGAAAGACCTGTAAAGAAGGTTAACTGAGTAGAATagaaatacaatataaatttaaTAGAGAAATATTAGACTGAAATGATCTATAAGTTTTTTGGTCCAGCATATTCTGACAAGAGAGCAGTAGAAGGAATTCTGAGAGCTTTGGTAGTATTACAATGCAGGCCCTGCAGGTAATTACAACATGGAAGATATTCAGAGTTCTGGGAAAAGAGCCCCtctgagaaaagaagaagaaatagattaattATGAAGATATAACAGGAGCAGACTCCAGGGTATAATCCATGAGGAATCAAATTTGGAAAATGCAGAGGAGTATTATTAAGAGGAACcataagaaattcaaaaaaacagTCCTACAAAAAGAAATGTGTCAATTAAGATAATGTATTGCTCTATTATCTTGGAAATATGTCTGTGGGCTTCAATATTTCTATAGGCATAACATATCCTTTAGTTCCATCcttctaagaatataaatcaaTAGAGCATCCTCCATCTATCATATAAAAAGTGTCATCAATGTTCATgttcataataatataataaaaactgcATTTTTCAAAATTCACATTACCAAGataccttaaaataaaaaaaattaagtgtctTTTCCCAGTGACTTCTCTTTATGCATATAAATACTAAACCATGGTAATCATGATGATGGagtaataaaaagaattatagtCAGCTACTCTACAATATCTACTTCACAAAGTTTTAGAAAACACAACAGAACAAGTTCTGGTTTGGAAAACCAAAGGTTTTAagtaaatgacattttaaagtaAATGACATTTGTCTGTGGACACTGGGGATGTGGTCTGTGCAGGAGTAAGGAGTAGAAGTATTCCAACATGCCTTCAACAAAACAGTAGATGGAATAAATAGGTCTATGGATCCCTGGATCTAGTGAAAGATGTGGGAACAGGAGTCATTTGGCAGCTTCGTGTCAAATTTGTTCCAAGTCAACATGCTAGGTTTAGAGGTGAAAGAGAGTAACAACCATTTCAGGACTCATCTATGTTCTAAGTAAGAAAAGTTCAAATACAAACAAGCAGTTGACTGGTGGGAGTGCAGCTAGAGGGGACGTAGTGTGGGAATTATTTTAAGCCTGTTATCCAGGCTGAAACTTATACTAAGCAACCATGGTAGGAATCCCAATTCTATTGCTCCAAATTTGCAGAATTTCCCATTGAGTTGATAAGATTTGAGTTCAATAGTGAGTTTTATACAGCCTCCCCAAAAGGACTACCTGGAAATTTTCTTCAGTAGATCTAAGCCTGGATAAGAAGCTTTCAGAACTCCAACCTGAAACGCAGTGATTGATTGGGTAAACTTTGCTCCAGGTCACATCATTTTGAAATCACTGAAAGCTTGCAGGTTCTCAAGTCAAGCTGTCCCTGAGGACTTGAAATAGTGTAACACTTAACATCCATTCAAAAGTTAACAGAAGAATCCATAAGAACAAAAGTTCAGGTGAGATATTTCCCCAAAATAGTGCAGAGACAAGTTTATCAAGTCTAGAAAGAGCTAAAGGAAATACAGATCTGACCAGGTCACTCCCCTAGTTGAAGCCACTGCAGTGACTTCCTATCCCTTCTGGAATccaatataaatttttttgtttagttcttGAAGTTATTATGGTAGCAATATCCTAACTTTACCCCACCAATCATTTaggcattttttttctgtttgtatgttttgttttgttttttgcttaaaataattttttggtgtCAAATGGCAGTTTTATCACCCAGTCTTTAGTTCCAGATCACAGATTCAGAGTTCACTGTAAAAAGAACTGTGCTGCAGGATGGCATTCCCTGGTAGTGAGGTACTAAGtgttttacagagaaagaacaattttcaggaaaaaaaaaaacaacaggatgTGGCTCAAACTCAAGAAGTAAAGTGGGATTTCAATTCCATTATCAAATCTAACCTACGGAAGAATAATCAGGTAAAGGATCTCAGAGAATAGATGAATTCTGCAAttctatctcccccccccaaaaaaaagaattcttccaTAAAAAGCTATCAttataagggtggctaggtggtgcagtggatagagcaccagcccttaagtcatgagtaactgagttcaaatctgaccctagacacttaataattacctagctgtgtggccttgggcaagccacttgaacccatttgctttgcaaaaacctaaaagaaagaaaaggctaTCATTatggtagaaaaagaaaatgactccaaAACATATACAAAGTATCATAGAAAAGCAGAGTTGAGCATTAGCTCAAttagaattcttggaagaaatgaagcaaaatctacacaaaagagttattttttttggtgaaatGAAAGCTGGGTGGGATGGGAAAGGTGAATGAGACAGAAGTGAGTTATGTAAGAAAGATTTAAATGGGGAATTCACAACTTGCCAAGaggtataaaataatttataagaaaaaaaattcttgaaaattagaataaacAAAGTAGAAATCAATGACTCAATAAGATAagacattttttattaaataaaatactggaaaaatagaagaaaatgtaaggtaaTAACAACAGAACAAATGcagaagaaaacaggaagaaaaat from Macrotis lagotis isolate mMagLag1 chromosome 2, bilby.v1.9.chrom.fasta, whole genome shotgun sequence includes these protein-coding regions:
- the LOC141511663 gene encoding olfactory receptor 9K2-like, whose protein sequence is MSDEGTNNYSEVTDFIFVGFRVRPELHIVLFLLFLLVYSMVLLGNVGMVVIILTDTRLNTPMYFFLGNLSFIDLSYSSAVALKAMANFLSSSKSISFAGCVVQLFFFTLFMVAEGFVLAAMAYDRFIAICSPLLYSIHMSRRFCTQLVAGSYFCGWITSILIASMTFTMSFCATRVIDHFYCDSHSIEKIACSNIFINRIVSLTLAGIIILPTIIVIMVSYVYIVSTVLKIHSAEGRMKAFSTCGSHLGVVSLLYGTMFFVYLIPPSNPELRKVASVCYTLITPMLNPLIYSLRNKDVKESLKRILEKKKSFF